The Tursiops truncatus isolate mTurTru1 chromosome 6, mTurTru1.mat.Y, whole genome shotgun sequence genome includes a window with the following:
- the SLC34A3 gene encoding sodium-dependent phosphate transport protein 2C isoform X1: MPSSLACAQDPPATLDTVGLVDQRLGNAGTSGSAPILEDGDVDPWALPQLKDTGQSWKELSMAGRVLQGAAGFLKACGLLGSLYLFICSLDILSSAFQLLGSKVAGDIFKDNVVLSNPVAGLVIGVLGTVLVQSSSTSSSIVVSMVASKLLTVRASVPVIMGVNVGTSVTSTLVSMAQSGDRDAFRRAFGGSAVHGVFNWLTALTLLPLESAAAPLERLSALALGAASLQPGGRAPDILKVLTRPLTRLIVQLDADVITGRGTGNATNSSLIKRWCGTEVQTTAGNSSTCAAATGGPCPARNSSAAEEQLPCRHLFEGTALADLAVGFILLAASLLVLCACLALIVKLLSSTLRGRVGQAVSTVVNAGGPWGGGEGGGEEARLRVTGSPSADFPSPFGWLSGYLAILVGAGLTFALQSSSVFTAAVVPLMGEHDRWYLAEGAGGEGPVTTPGSPRGPGDQPGAGVPPLPGLQHRHHHHGPAGCPGQPFGYADQRRPGRPHPLLLQPGWHPVVVRGARPPAAHPTGQALWGPDCPLPLGGRRLPAAQLLAAAAGRLRALPGGEYSAGCSWGAPACAGTPHHPGRHPAAAPASLAAPPPALLGLAAPVAPFSGALGPPGEPLLPLQGLQPPSGCGQGGPLL, from the exons ATGCCGAGTTCCCTCGCCTGCGCCCAGGACCCTCCTGCCACTCTGGACACAGTTGGCCTGGTGGACcagaggctgggaaatgcag GGACCTCCGGTTCTGCCCCCATCTTGGAAGACGGGGATGTGGACCCCTGGGCCCTCCCTCAGCTAAAGGACACTGGCCAGTCCTGGAAAG AGCTCAGCATGGCCGGCAGGGTGCTCCAGGGGGCTGCTGGCTTCCTCAAGGCCTGTGGGCTCCTGGGCAGCCTCTACCTCTTCATCTGCTCTCTGGACATCCTCAGCTCTGCCTTCCAGCTGCTAGGCA GCAAGGTAGCTGGAGACATCTTCAAGGACAACGTGGTGCTGTCCAACCCTGTGGCTGGACTGGTCATCGGTGTGCTGGGCACGGTCCTCGTGCAGAGCTCCAGCACGTCCTCCTCCATCGTGGTCAGCATGGTGGCCTCCAAGC TGCTGACCGTGCGGGCATCTGTGCCTGTCATCATGGGCGTCAACGTGGGCACATCCGTCACCAGCACCCTGGTCTCGATGGCACAGTCGGGGGACCGGGACGCGTTTCGGAG ggcctttggcGGCTCAGCCGTGCACGGCGTCTTCAACTGGCTCACGGCGCTGACCCTGCTGCCGCTGGAGAGCGCTGCGGCCCCCCTGGAGAGGCTCAGCGCACTGGCCCTGGGCGCTGCCAGCCTGCAGCCCGGGGGGCGCGCGCCTGACATCCTCAAGGTGCTGACACGGCCGCTCACACGCCTCATCGTGCAG CTGGACGCTGATGTCATTACGGGCCGCGGCACAGGCAACGCTACCAACAGTAGCCTCATTAAGCGATGGTGTGGCACCGAGGTGCAGACG ACTGCAGGGAACAGCAGCACCTGTGCGGCGGCCACTGGGGGCCCCTGCCCTGCGAGGAACAGCTCTGCCGCCGAGGAGCAGCTTCCCT GCCGCCACCTGTTCGAGGGCACAGCGCTCGCGGACCTGGCCGTGGGCTTCATCCTGCTGGCTGCCTCCCTGCTCGTGCTCTGTGCCTGCCTCGCCCTCATCGTCAAGCTGCTCAGCTCCACTCTGCGGGGCCGCGTGGGCCAGGCCGTGAGCACCGTCGTCAACGCTGGTGGGCCTTGGGGAGGCGGTGAGGGTGGCGGCGAGGAGGCCCGACTGCGGGTGACCGGTTCCCCCTCCGCAGACTTCCCCTCCCCATTCGGCTGGCTCAGCGGCTATCTGGCCATCCTCGTGGGGGCCGGCCTGACCTTCGCGCTCCAGAGCAGCAGCGTCTTCACTGCAGCCGTCGTGCCGCTCATGGGTGAGCACGACAGGTGGTACCTGGCcgagggggcagggggtgaggggcCCGTGACGACCCCTGGCTCCCCCAGGGGTCCGGGTGATCAGCCTGGAGCGGGCGTACCCCCTCTTCCTGGGCTCCAACATCGGCACCACCACCACGGCCCTGCTGGCTGCCCTGGCCAGCCCTTCGGATATGCTGATCAGCGCCGTCCAG gtcGCCCTCATCCACTTCTTCTTCAACCTGGCTGGCATCCTGTTGTGGTACGTGGTGCCCGTCCTCCGGCTGCCCATCCCACTGGCCAAGCGCTTTGGGGACCTGACTGCCCGCTACCGCTGGGTGGCCGTCGCCTACCTGCTGCTCAGCTTCTTGCTGCTGCCGCTGGCCGCCTGCGGGCTCTCCCTGGCGGGGAGTACAGTGCTGGCTGCAGTTGGGGGGCCCCTGCTTGTGCTGGTACTCCTCATCATCCTGGTCGCCATCCTGCAGCGGCACCGGCCAGCCTGGCTGCCCCGCCGCCTGCGCTCCTGGGCCTGGCTGCCCCTGTGGCTCCGTTCTCTGGAGCCCTGGGACCGCCTGGTGAGCCGCTGCTGCCCCTGCAAGGCCTGCAGCCCCCCTCAGGCTGCGGCCAAGGAGGCCCACTGCTATGA
- the SLC34A3 gene encoding sodium-dependent phosphate transport protein 2C isoform X2 produces MPSSLACAQDPPATLDTVGLVDQRLGNAGTSGSAPILEDGDVDPWALPQLKDTGQSWKELSMAGRVLQGAAGFLKACGLLGSLYLFICSLDILSSAFQLLGSKVAGDIFKDNVVLSNPVAGLVIGVLGTVLVQSSSTSSSIVVSMVASKLLTVRASVPVIMGVNVGTSVTSTLVSMAQSGDRDAFRRAFGGSAVHGVFNWLTALTLLPLESAAAPLERLSALALGAASLQPGGRAPDILKVLTRPLTRLIVQLDADVITGRGTGNATNSSLIKRWCGTEVQTTAGNSSTCAAATGGPCPARNSSAAEEQLPCRHLFEGTALADLAVGFILLAASLLVLCACLALIVKLLSSTLRGRVGQAVSTVVNAGGPWGGGEGGGEEARLRVTGSPSADFPSPFGWLSGYLAILVGAGLTFALQSSSVFTAAVVPLMGVRVISLERAYPLFLGSNIGTTTTALLAALASPSDMLISAVQVALIHFFFNLAGILLWYVVPVLRLPIPLAKRFGDLTARYRWVAVAYLLLSFLLLPLAACGLSLAGSTVLAAVGGPLLVLVLLIILVAILQRHRPAWLPRRLRSWAWLPLWLRSLEPWDRLVSRCCPCKACSPPQAAAKEAHCYENPEVLASHQL; encoded by the exons ATGCCGAGTTCCCTCGCCTGCGCCCAGGACCCTCCTGCCACTCTGGACACAGTTGGCCTGGTGGACcagaggctgggaaatgcag GGACCTCCGGTTCTGCCCCCATCTTGGAAGACGGGGATGTGGACCCCTGGGCCCTCCCTCAGCTAAAGGACACTGGCCAGTCCTGGAAAG AGCTCAGCATGGCCGGCAGGGTGCTCCAGGGGGCTGCTGGCTTCCTCAAGGCCTGTGGGCTCCTGGGCAGCCTCTACCTCTTCATCTGCTCTCTGGACATCCTCAGCTCTGCCTTCCAGCTGCTAGGCA GCAAGGTAGCTGGAGACATCTTCAAGGACAACGTGGTGCTGTCCAACCCTGTGGCTGGACTGGTCATCGGTGTGCTGGGCACGGTCCTCGTGCAGAGCTCCAGCACGTCCTCCTCCATCGTGGTCAGCATGGTGGCCTCCAAGC TGCTGACCGTGCGGGCATCTGTGCCTGTCATCATGGGCGTCAACGTGGGCACATCCGTCACCAGCACCCTGGTCTCGATGGCACAGTCGGGGGACCGGGACGCGTTTCGGAG ggcctttggcGGCTCAGCCGTGCACGGCGTCTTCAACTGGCTCACGGCGCTGACCCTGCTGCCGCTGGAGAGCGCTGCGGCCCCCCTGGAGAGGCTCAGCGCACTGGCCCTGGGCGCTGCCAGCCTGCAGCCCGGGGGGCGCGCGCCTGACATCCTCAAGGTGCTGACACGGCCGCTCACACGCCTCATCGTGCAG CTGGACGCTGATGTCATTACGGGCCGCGGCACAGGCAACGCTACCAACAGTAGCCTCATTAAGCGATGGTGTGGCACCGAGGTGCAGACG ACTGCAGGGAACAGCAGCACCTGTGCGGCGGCCACTGGGGGCCCCTGCCCTGCGAGGAACAGCTCTGCCGCCGAGGAGCAGCTTCCCT GCCGCCACCTGTTCGAGGGCACAGCGCTCGCGGACCTGGCCGTGGGCTTCATCCTGCTGGCTGCCTCCCTGCTCGTGCTCTGTGCCTGCCTCGCCCTCATCGTCAAGCTGCTCAGCTCCACTCTGCGGGGCCGCGTGGGCCAGGCCGTGAGCACCGTCGTCAACGCTGGTGGGCCTTGGGGAGGCGGTGAGGGTGGCGGCGAGGAGGCCCGACTGCGGGTGACCGGTTCCCCCTCCGCAGACTTCCCCTCCCCATTCGGCTGGCTCAGCGGCTATCTGGCCATCCTCGTGGGGGCCGGCCTGACCTTCGCGCTCCAGAGCAGCAGCGTCTTCACTGCAGCCGTCGTGCCGCTCATGG GGGTCCGGGTGATCAGCCTGGAGCGGGCGTACCCCCTCTTCCTGGGCTCCAACATCGGCACCACCACCACGGCCCTGCTGGCTGCCCTGGCCAGCCCTTCGGATATGCTGATCAGCGCCGTCCAG gtcGCCCTCATCCACTTCTTCTTCAACCTGGCTGGCATCCTGTTGTGGTACGTGGTGCCCGTCCTCCGGCTGCCCATCCCACTGGCCAAGCGCTTTGGGGACCTGACTGCCCGCTACCGCTGGGTGGCCGTCGCCTACCTGCTGCTCAGCTTCTTGCTGCTGCCGCTGGCCGCCTGCGGGCTCTCCCTGGCGGGGAGTACAGTGCTGGCTGCAGTTGGGGGGCCCCTGCTTGTGCTGGTACTCCTCATCATCCTGGTCGCCATCCTGCAGCGGCACCGGCCAGCCTGGCTGCCCCGCCGCCTGCGCTCCTGGGCCTGGCTGCCCCTGTGGCTCCGTTCTCTGGAGCCCTGGGACCGCCTGGTGAGCCGCTGCTGCCCCTGCAAGGCCTGCAGCCCCCCTCAGGCTGCGGCCAAGGAGGCCCACTGCTATGAGAACCCCGAGGTCCTGGCCTCCCATCAGTTGTGA
- the SLC34A3 gene encoding sodium-dependent phosphate transport protein 2C isoform X5 codes for MPSSLACAQDPPATLDTVGLVDQRLGNAGTSGSAPILEDGDVDPWALPQLKDTGQSWKELSMAGRVLQGAAGFLKACGLLGSLYLFICSLDILSSAFQLLGSKVAGDIFKDNVVLSNPVAGLVIGVLGTVLVQSSSTSSSIVVSMVASKLLTVRASVPVIMGVNVGTSVTSTLVSMAQSGDRDAFRRAFGGSAVHGVFNWLTALTLLPLESAAAPLERLSALALGAASLQPGGRAPDILKVLTRPLTRLIVQLDADVITGRGTGNATNSSLIKRWCGTEVQTTAGNSSTCAAATGGPCPARNSSAAEEQLPCRHLFEGTALADLAVGFILLAASLLVLCACLALIVKLLSSTLRGRVGQAVSTVVNADFPSPFGWLSGYLAILVGAGLTFALQSSSVFTAAVVPLMGVRVISLERAYPLFLGSNIGTTTTALLAALASPSDMLISAVQVALIHFFFNLAGILLWYVVPVLRLPIPLAKRFGDLTARYRWVAVAYLLLSFLLLPLAACGLSLAGSTVLAAVGGPLLVLVLLIILVAILQRHRPAWLPRRLRSWAWLPLWLRSLEPWDRLVSRCCPCKACSPPQAAAKEAHCYENPEVLASHQL; via the exons ATGCCGAGTTCCCTCGCCTGCGCCCAGGACCCTCCTGCCACTCTGGACACAGTTGGCCTGGTGGACcagaggctgggaaatgcag GGACCTCCGGTTCTGCCCCCATCTTGGAAGACGGGGATGTGGACCCCTGGGCCCTCCCTCAGCTAAAGGACACTGGCCAGTCCTGGAAAG AGCTCAGCATGGCCGGCAGGGTGCTCCAGGGGGCTGCTGGCTTCCTCAAGGCCTGTGGGCTCCTGGGCAGCCTCTACCTCTTCATCTGCTCTCTGGACATCCTCAGCTCTGCCTTCCAGCTGCTAGGCA GCAAGGTAGCTGGAGACATCTTCAAGGACAACGTGGTGCTGTCCAACCCTGTGGCTGGACTGGTCATCGGTGTGCTGGGCACGGTCCTCGTGCAGAGCTCCAGCACGTCCTCCTCCATCGTGGTCAGCATGGTGGCCTCCAAGC TGCTGACCGTGCGGGCATCTGTGCCTGTCATCATGGGCGTCAACGTGGGCACATCCGTCACCAGCACCCTGGTCTCGATGGCACAGTCGGGGGACCGGGACGCGTTTCGGAG ggcctttggcGGCTCAGCCGTGCACGGCGTCTTCAACTGGCTCACGGCGCTGACCCTGCTGCCGCTGGAGAGCGCTGCGGCCCCCCTGGAGAGGCTCAGCGCACTGGCCCTGGGCGCTGCCAGCCTGCAGCCCGGGGGGCGCGCGCCTGACATCCTCAAGGTGCTGACACGGCCGCTCACACGCCTCATCGTGCAG CTGGACGCTGATGTCATTACGGGCCGCGGCACAGGCAACGCTACCAACAGTAGCCTCATTAAGCGATGGTGTGGCACCGAGGTGCAGACG ACTGCAGGGAACAGCAGCACCTGTGCGGCGGCCACTGGGGGCCCCTGCCCTGCGAGGAACAGCTCTGCCGCCGAGGAGCAGCTTCCCT GCCGCCACCTGTTCGAGGGCACAGCGCTCGCGGACCTGGCCGTGGGCTTCATCCTGCTGGCTGCCTCCCTGCTCGTGCTCTGTGCCTGCCTCGCCCTCATCGTCAAGCTGCTCAGCTCCACTCTGCGGGGCCGCGTGGGCCAGGCCGTGAGCACCGTCGTCAACGCTG ACTTCCCCTCCCCATTCGGCTGGCTCAGCGGCTATCTGGCCATCCTCGTGGGGGCCGGCCTGACCTTCGCGCTCCAGAGCAGCAGCGTCTTCACTGCAGCCGTCGTGCCGCTCATGG GGGTCCGGGTGATCAGCCTGGAGCGGGCGTACCCCCTCTTCCTGGGCTCCAACATCGGCACCACCACCACGGCCCTGCTGGCTGCCCTGGCCAGCCCTTCGGATATGCTGATCAGCGCCGTCCAG gtcGCCCTCATCCACTTCTTCTTCAACCTGGCTGGCATCCTGTTGTGGTACGTGGTGCCCGTCCTCCGGCTGCCCATCCCACTGGCCAAGCGCTTTGGGGACCTGACTGCCCGCTACCGCTGGGTGGCCGTCGCCTACCTGCTGCTCAGCTTCTTGCTGCTGCCGCTGGCCGCCTGCGGGCTCTCCCTGGCGGGGAGTACAGTGCTGGCTGCAGTTGGGGGGCCCCTGCTTGTGCTGGTACTCCTCATCATCCTGGTCGCCATCCTGCAGCGGCACCGGCCAGCCTGGCTGCCCCGCCGCCTGCGCTCCTGGGCCTGGCTGCCCCTGTGGCTCCGTTCTCTGGAGCCCTGGGACCGCCTGGTGAGCCGCTGCTGCCCCTGCAAGGCCTGCAGCCCCCCTCAGGCTGCGGCCAAGGAGGCCCACTGCTATGAGAACCCCGAGGTCCTGGCCTCCCATCAGTTGTGA
- the SLC34A3 gene encoding sodium-dependent phosphate transport protein 2C isoform X8, producing the protein MPSSLACAQDPPATLDTVGLVDQRLGNAGTSGSAPILEDGDVDPWALPQLKDTGQSWKELSMAGRVLQGAAGFLKACGLLGSLYLFICSLDILSSAFQLLGSKVAGDIFKDNVVLSNPVAGLVIGVLGTVLVQSSSTSSSIVVSMVASKLLTVRASVPVIMGVNVGTSVTSTLVSMAQSGDRDAFRRLQGTAAPVRRPLGAPALRGTALPPRSSFPAATCSRAQRSRTWPWASSCWLPPCSCSVPASPSSSSCSAPLCGAAWARPLPLPIRLAQRLSGHPRGGRPDLRAPEQQRLHCSRRAAHGGPGDQPGAGVPPLPGLQHRHHHHGPAGCPGQPFGYADQRRPGRPHPLLLQPGWHPVVVRGARPPAAHPTGQALWGPDCPLPLGGRRLPAAQLLAAAAGRLRALPGGEYSAGCSWGAPACAGTPHHPGRHPAAAPASLAAPPPALLGLAAPVAPFSGALGPPGEPLLPLQGLQPPSGCGQGGPLL; encoded by the exons ATGCCGAGTTCCCTCGCCTGCGCCCAGGACCCTCCTGCCACTCTGGACACAGTTGGCCTGGTGGACcagaggctgggaaatgcag GGACCTCCGGTTCTGCCCCCATCTTGGAAGACGGGGATGTGGACCCCTGGGCCCTCCCTCAGCTAAAGGACACTGGCCAGTCCTGGAAAG AGCTCAGCATGGCCGGCAGGGTGCTCCAGGGGGCTGCTGGCTTCCTCAAGGCCTGTGGGCTCCTGGGCAGCCTCTACCTCTTCATCTGCTCTCTGGACATCCTCAGCTCTGCCTTCCAGCTGCTAGGCA GCAAGGTAGCTGGAGACATCTTCAAGGACAACGTGGTGCTGTCCAACCCTGTGGCTGGACTGGTCATCGGTGTGCTGGGCACGGTCCTCGTGCAGAGCTCCAGCACGTCCTCCTCCATCGTGGTCAGCATGGTGGCCTCCAAGC TGCTGACCGTGCGGGCATCTGTGCCTGTCATCATGGGCGTCAACGTGGGCACATCCGTCACCAGCACCCTGGTCTCGATGGCACAGTCGGGGGACCGGGACGCGTTTCGGAG ACTGCAGGGAACAGCAGCACCTGTGCGGCGGCCACTGGGGGCCCCTGCCCTGCGAGGAACAGCTCTGCCGCCGAGGAGCAGCTTCCCT GCCGCCACCTGTTCGAGGGCACAGCGCTCGCGGACCTGGCCGTGGGCTTCATCCTGCTGGCTGCCTCCCTGCTCGTGCTCTGTGCCTGCCTCGCCCTCATCGTCAAGCTGCTCAGCTCCACTCTGCGGGGCCGCGTGGGCCAGGCC ACTTCCCCTCCCCATTCGGCTGGCTCAGCGGCTATCTGGCCATCCTCGTGGGGGCCGGCCTGACCTTCGCGCTCCAGAGCAGCAGCGTCTTCACTGCAGCCGTCGTGCCGCTCATGG GGGTCCGGGTGATCAGCCTGGAGCGGGCGTACCCCCTCTTCCTGGGCTCCAACATCGGCACCACCACCACGGCCCTGCTGGCTGCCCTGGCCAGCCCTTCGGATATGCTGATCAGCGCCGTCCAG gtcGCCCTCATCCACTTCTTCTTCAACCTGGCTGGCATCCTGTTGTGGTACGTGGTGCCCGTCCTCCGGCTGCCCATCCCACTGGCCAAGCGCTTTGGGGACCTGACTGCCCGCTACCGCTGGGTGGCCGTCGCCTACCTGCTGCTCAGCTTCTTGCTGCTGCCGCTGGCCGCCTGCGGGCTCTCCCTGGCGGGGAGTACAGTGCTGGCTGCAGTTGGGGGGCCCCTGCTTGTGCTGGTACTCCTCATCATCCTGGTCGCCATCCTGCAGCGGCACCGGCCAGCCTGGCTGCCCCGCCGCCTGCGCTCCTGGGCCTGGCTGCCCCTGTGGCTCCGTTCTCTGGAGCCCTGGGACCGCCTGGTGAGCCGCTGCTGCCCCTGCAAGGCCTGCAGCCCCCCTCAGGCTGCGGCCAAGGAGGCCCACTGCTATGA
- the SLC34A3 gene encoding sodium-dependent phosphate transport protein 2C isoform X4 produces MPSSLACAQDPPATLDTVGLVDQRLGNAGTSGSAPILEDGDVDPWALPQLKDTGQSWKELSMAGRVLQGAAGFLKACGLLGSLYLFICSLDILSSAFQLLGSKVAGDIFKDNVVLSNPVAGLVIGVLGTVLVQSSSTSSSIVVSMVASKLLTVRASVPVIMGVNVGTSVTSTLVSMAQSGDRDAFRRAFGGSAVHGVFNWLTALTLLPLESAAAPLERLSALALGAASLQPGGRAPDILKVLTRPLTRLIVQTAGNSSTCAAATGGPCPARNSSAAEEQLPCRHLFEGTALADLAVGFILLAASLLVLCACLALIVKLLSSTLRGRVGQAVSTVVNAGGPWGGGEGGGEEARLRVTGSPSADFPSPFGWLSGYLAILVGAGLTFALQSSSVFTAAVVPLMGEHDRWYLAEGAGGEGPVTTPGSPRGPGDQPGAGVPPLPGLQHRHHHHGPAGCPGQPFGYADQRRPGRPHPLLLQPGWHPVVVRGARPPAAHPTGQALWGPDCPLPLGGRRLPAAQLLAAAAGRLRALPGGEYSAGCSWGAPACAGTPHHPGRHPAAAPASLAAPPPALLGLAAPVAPFSGALGPPGEPLLPLQGLQPPSGCGQGGPLL; encoded by the exons ATGCCGAGTTCCCTCGCCTGCGCCCAGGACCCTCCTGCCACTCTGGACACAGTTGGCCTGGTGGACcagaggctgggaaatgcag GGACCTCCGGTTCTGCCCCCATCTTGGAAGACGGGGATGTGGACCCCTGGGCCCTCCCTCAGCTAAAGGACACTGGCCAGTCCTGGAAAG AGCTCAGCATGGCCGGCAGGGTGCTCCAGGGGGCTGCTGGCTTCCTCAAGGCCTGTGGGCTCCTGGGCAGCCTCTACCTCTTCATCTGCTCTCTGGACATCCTCAGCTCTGCCTTCCAGCTGCTAGGCA GCAAGGTAGCTGGAGACATCTTCAAGGACAACGTGGTGCTGTCCAACCCTGTGGCTGGACTGGTCATCGGTGTGCTGGGCACGGTCCTCGTGCAGAGCTCCAGCACGTCCTCCTCCATCGTGGTCAGCATGGTGGCCTCCAAGC TGCTGACCGTGCGGGCATCTGTGCCTGTCATCATGGGCGTCAACGTGGGCACATCCGTCACCAGCACCCTGGTCTCGATGGCACAGTCGGGGGACCGGGACGCGTTTCGGAG ggcctttggcGGCTCAGCCGTGCACGGCGTCTTCAACTGGCTCACGGCGCTGACCCTGCTGCCGCTGGAGAGCGCTGCGGCCCCCCTGGAGAGGCTCAGCGCACTGGCCCTGGGCGCTGCCAGCCTGCAGCCCGGGGGGCGCGCGCCTGACATCCTCAAGGTGCTGACACGGCCGCTCACACGCCTCATCGTGCAG ACTGCAGGGAACAGCAGCACCTGTGCGGCGGCCACTGGGGGCCCCTGCCCTGCGAGGAACAGCTCTGCCGCCGAGGAGCAGCTTCCCT GCCGCCACCTGTTCGAGGGCACAGCGCTCGCGGACCTGGCCGTGGGCTTCATCCTGCTGGCTGCCTCCCTGCTCGTGCTCTGTGCCTGCCTCGCCCTCATCGTCAAGCTGCTCAGCTCCACTCTGCGGGGCCGCGTGGGCCAGGCCGTGAGCACCGTCGTCAACGCTGGTGGGCCTTGGGGAGGCGGTGAGGGTGGCGGCGAGGAGGCCCGACTGCGGGTGACCGGTTCCCCCTCCGCAGACTTCCCCTCCCCATTCGGCTGGCTCAGCGGCTATCTGGCCATCCTCGTGGGGGCCGGCCTGACCTTCGCGCTCCAGAGCAGCAGCGTCTTCACTGCAGCCGTCGTGCCGCTCATGGGTGAGCACGACAGGTGGTACCTGGCcgagggggcagggggtgaggggcCCGTGACGACCCCTGGCTCCCCCAGGGGTCCGGGTGATCAGCCTGGAGCGGGCGTACCCCCTCTTCCTGGGCTCCAACATCGGCACCACCACCACGGCCCTGCTGGCTGCCCTGGCCAGCCCTTCGGATATGCTGATCAGCGCCGTCCAG gtcGCCCTCATCCACTTCTTCTTCAACCTGGCTGGCATCCTGTTGTGGTACGTGGTGCCCGTCCTCCGGCTGCCCATCCCACTGGCCAAGCGCTTTGGGGACCTGACTGCCCGCTACCGCTGGGTGGCCGTCGCCTACCTGCTGCTCAGCTTCTTGCTGCTGCCGCTGGCCGCCTGCGGGCTCTCCCTGGCGGGGAGTACAGTGCTGGCTGCAGTTGGGGGGCCCCTGCTTGTGCTGGTACTCCTCATCATCCTGGTCGCCATCCTGCAGCGGCACCGGCCAGCCTGGCTGCCCCGCCGCCTGCGCTCCTGGGCCTGGCTGCCCCTGTGGCTCCGTTCTCTGGAGCCCTGGGACCGCCTGGTGAGCCGCTGCTGCCCCTGCAAGGCCTGCAGCCCCCCTCAGGCTGCGGCCAAGGAGGCCCACTGCTATGA
- the SLC34A3 gene encoding sodium-dependent phosphate transport protein 2C isoform X3, whose amino-acid sequence MPSSLACAQDPPATLDTVGLVDQRLGNAGTSGSAPILEDGDVDPWALPQLKDTGQSWKELSMAGRVLQGAAGFLKACGLLGSLYLFICSLDILSSAFQLLGSKVAGDIFKDNVVLSNPVAGLVIGVLGTVLVQSSSTSSSIVVSMVASKLLTVRASVPVIMGVNVGTSVTSTLVSMAQSGDRDAFRRAFGGSAVHGVFNWLTALTLLPLESAAAPLERLSALALGAASLQPGGRAPDILKVLTRPLTRLIVQLDADVITGRGTGNATNSSLIKRWCGTEVQTTAGNSSTCAAATGGPCPARNSSAAEEQLPCRHLFEGTALADLAVGFILLAASLLVLCACLALIVKLLSSTLRGRVGQAVSTVVNADFPSPFGWLSGYLAILVGAGLTFALQSSSVFTAAVVPLMGEHDRWYLAEGAGGEGPVTTPGSPRGPGDQPGAGVPPLPGLQHRHHHHGPAGCPGQPFGYADQRRPGRPHPLLLQPGWHPVVVRGARPPAAHPTGQALWGPDCPLPLGGRRLPAAQLLAAAAGRLRALPGGEYSAGCSWGAPACAGTPHHPGRHPAAAPASLAAPPPALLGLAAPVAPFSGALGPPGEPLLPLQGLQPPSGCGQGGPLL is encoded by the exons ATGCCGAGTTCCCTCGCCTGCGCCCAGGACCCTCCTGCCACTCTGGACACAGTTGGCCTGGTGGACcagaggctgggaaatgcag GGACCTCCGGTTCTGCCCCCATCTTGGAAGACGGGGATGTGGACCCCTGGGCCCTCCCTCAGCTAAAGGACACTGGCCAGTCCTGGAAAG AGCTCAGCATGGCCGGCAGGGTGCTCCAGGGGGCTGCTGGCTTCCTCAAGGCCTGTGGGCTCCTGGGCAGCCTCTACCTCTTCATCTGCTCTCTGGACATCCTCAGCTCTGCCTTCCAGCTGCTAGGCA GCAAGGTAGCTGGAGACATCTTCAAGGACAACGTGGTGCTGTCCAACCCTGTGGCTGGACTGGTCATCGGTGTGCTGGGCACGGTCCTCGTGCAGAGCTCCAGCACGTCCTCCTCCATCGTGGTCAGCATGGTGGCCTCCAAGC TGCTGACCGTGCGGGCATCTGTGCCTGTCATCATGGGCGTCAACGTGGGCACATCCGTCACCAGCACCCTGGTCTCGATGGCACAGTCGGGGGACCGGGACGCGTTTCGGAG ggcctttggcGGCTCAGCCGTGCACGGCGTCTTCAACTGGCTCACGGCGCTGACCCTGCTGCCGCTGGAGAGCGCTGCGGCCCCCCTGGAGAGGCTCAGCGCACTGGCCCTGGGCGCTGCCAGCCTGCAGCCCGGGGGGCGCGCGCCTGACATCCTCAAGGTGCTGACACGGCCGCTCACACGCCTCATCGTGCAG CTGGACGCTGATGTCATTACGGGCCGCGGCACAGGCAACGCTACCAACAGTAGCCTCATTAAGCGATGGTGTGGCACCGAGGTGCAGACG ACTGCAGGGAACAGCAGCACCTGTGCGGCGGCCACTGGGGGCCCCTGCCCTGCGAGGAACAGCTCTGCCGCCGAGGAGCAGCTTCCCT GCCGCCACCTGTTCGAGGGCACAGCGCTCGCGGACCTGGCCGTGGGCTTCATCCTGCTGGCTGCCTCCCTGCTCGTGCTCTGTGCCTGCCTCGCCCTCATCGTCAAGCTGCTCAGCTCCACTCTGCGGGGCCGCGTGGGCCAGGCCGTGAGCACCGTCGTCAACGCTG ACTTCCCCTCCCCATTCGGCTGGCTCAGCGGCTATCTGGCCATCCTCGTGGGGGCCGGCCTGACCTTCGCGCTCCAGAGCAGCAGCGTCTTCACTGCAGCCGTCGTGCCGCTCATGGGTGAGCACGACAGGTGGTACCTGGCcgagggggcagggggtgaggggcCCGTGACGACCCCTGGCTCCCCCAGGGGTCCGGGTGATCAGCCTGGAGCGGGCGTACCCCCTCTTCCTGGGCTCCAACATCGGCACCACCACCACGGCCCTGCTGGCTGCCCTGGCCAGCCCTTCGGATATGCTGATCAGCGCCGTCCAG gtcGCCCTCATCCACTTCTTCTTCAACCTGGCTGGCATCCTGTTGTGGTACGTGGTGCCCGTCCTCCGGCTGCCCATCCCACTGGCCAAGCGCTTTGGGGACCTGACTGCCCGCTACCGCTGGGTGGCCGTCGCCTACCTGCTGCTCAGCTTCTTGCTGCTGCCGCTGGCCGCCTGCGGGCTCTCCCTGGCGGGGAGTACAGTGCTGGCTGCAGTTGGGGGGCCCCTGCTTGTGCTGGTACTCCTCATCATCCTGGTCGCCATCCTGCAGCGGCACCGGCCAGCCTGGCTGCCCCGCCGCCTGCGCTCCTGGGCCTGGCTGCCCCTGTGGCTCCGTTCTCTGGAGCCCTGGGACCGCCTGGTGAGCCGCTGCTGCCCCTGCAAGGCCTGCAGCCCCCCTCAGGCTGCGGCCAAGGAGGCCCACTGCTATGA